In uncultured Cohaesibacter sp., a genomic segment contains:
- a CDS encoding LysM peptidoglycan-binding domain-containing protein: MKSAAPFVAIVCGVIVAVVVGIGVFGDRIGLGGASDGIKKGLAPVTSLVAPSGQKAEEPAAAEQKDAADKPATTETAKTETEVAAPADNAAPTFDIVRVEPNGNTLVAGRAQPGWTVELKNGEATLSKAVADVNGEWVMVLSDPLGAGVSDLSLSAKAKDGDEAVASASSVTVSRSEDGSGDLLVVETAPGQASKVLASVAKSSESAAPEKSASEVSAPAVGQTEVASVTTPEAAAPTVSAEKPAATQEPATPSAESQQASASTETSEAAPAATPAPAAPAVSAAPSMVAVAGQTVAIEAVEIEGDTLFVAGAAEPAGSILRLYIDNGEVANSKSGETGRFLFDNKVNLVDGEHVARVDMLNGANGQVLTRAEVSFSKQTGLILNVTAQGSLGDKYQHGVSASAESGTVETKKVIIRRGDNLWTIARRVYGAGIRYSTIYDTNNDQIRDPHWIYPGQVFELPHGQDGWDNNFDAVEEPDQKSAPAETPAPTPAAG; the protein is encoded by the coding sequence ATGAAATCTGCTGCTCCATTTGTCGCAATTGTTTGCGGTGTTATTGTTGCCGTTGTTGTCGGTATTGGTGTGTTTGGTGACCGGATCGGTCTCGGCGGTGCGTCTGACGGTATCAAGAAAGGGCTTGCGCCTGTGACATCCCTGGTTGCTCCTTCAGGGCAGAAGGCTGAAGAGCCTGCTGCTGCCGAGCAGAAGGACGCTGCCGACAAGCCTGCCACCACAGAAACTGCCAAGACCGAAACCGAGGTAGCTGCACCTGCAGATAATGCCGCGCCAACTTTTGATATCGTTCGGGTCGAGCCGAATGGCAACACGCTTGTTGCCGGTCGTGCCCAGCCGGGCTGGACTGTCGAGTTGAAAAATGGCGAGGCGACCCTCTCCAAGGCCGTCGCCGACGTCAATGGCGAGTGGGTCATGGTGCTGAGCGATCCGCTCGGGGCTGGGGTCTCCGACCTTTCCCTGTCAGCAAAGGCAAAGGATGGCGACGAAGCGGTGGCTTCTGCCAGCTCCGTGACGGTTTCCCGCTCTGAAGATGGCTCCGGCGATCTTCTGGTGGTTGAGACGGCACCGGGGCAGGCTTCCAAGGTTCTGGCCAGTGTTGCCAAGTCGAGTGAGAGTGCGGCTCCTGAAAAGAGCGCCTCTGAGGTTTCGGCTCCTGCCGTAGGGCAGACCGAGGTTGCCAGCGTGACCACTCCAGAAGCCGCAGCGCCAACTGTCTCCGCCGAGAAACCAGCGGCAACGCAAGAGCCTGCCACCCCATCGGCTGAAAGTCAGCAGGCAAGCGCTTCGACAGAAACGTCTGAAGCTGCTCCTGCCGCAACGCCAGCTCCTGCCGCTCCTGCGGTTAGTGCTGCGCCTTCCATGGTTGCCGTGGCTGGTCAGACCGTCGCGATCGAGGCTGTTGAGATTGAAGGCGATACGCTGTTTGTTGCCGGGGCAGCCGAGCCAGCAGGCTCCATCCTGCGGCTCTATATCGATAATGGCGAGGTTGCCAACAGCAAGAGCGGCGAGACAGGGCGCTTCCTGTTCGACAACAAGGTCAATCTGGTAGACGGAGAGCATGTTGCGCGTGTTGATATGTTGAACGGTGCCAACGGTCAGGTTCTGACCCGCGCGGAAGTCTCCTTTTCCAAGCAGACGGGCCTGATCCTCAATGTCACAGCGCAGGGTTCTCTGGGTGACAAATATCAGCATGGGGTCAGCGCATCCGCCGAATCCGGAACGGTTGAAACCAAGAAGGTGATCATCCGGCGCGGTGACAATCTCTGGACGATCGCCCGCCGTGTCTATGGCGCGGGGATCCGCTATTCCACCATCTATGACACCAATAACGATCAGATTCGCGATCCGCACTGGATCTATCCCGGTCAGGTGTTCGAGTTGCCGCATGGTCAGGATGGCTGGGACAACAATTTCGATGCTGTCGAGGAGCCTGATCAGAAATCAGCTCCGGCCGAGACACCAGCGCCGACCCCGGCGGCTGGCTGA
- a CDS encoding metalloregulator ArsR/SmtB family transcription factor encodes MTMVDETDGRGQGCCGDARPEGKADGFCCGADITSEMGPHIELARAFKALAHPARLMILSKLGSHQHCCGDICSSLPLAQSTVSQHLKVLRECGFIEWETAGQHSHYRVNSDKVSWFLSQSATFFAEG; translated from the coding sequence ATGACAATGGTCGATGAGACGGATGGCCGCGGGCAGGGGTGTTGTGGTGATGCCCGGCCAGAAGGAAAGGCTGATGGCTTTTGTTGCGGTGCCGACATCACCAGCGAGATGGGGCCACATATCGAGCTCGCCCGGGCCTTCAAGGCTCTTGCCCATCCCGCCCGCCTGATGATCCTTTCCAAGCTTGGGTCTCACCAGCATTGCTGCGGCGATATTTGTTCGTCTCTGCCTTTGGCCCAGTCGACCGTTTCCCAGCATCTCAAGGTGCTGCGCGAGTGCGGCTTCATCGAGTGGGAGACGGCGGGGCAGCATTCTCACTACAGGGTCAACTCGGACAAGGTTTCCTGGTTTCTCTCGCAAAGCGCAACGTTCTTTGCTGAAGGCTGA
- a CDS encoding ABC transporter ATP-binding protein/permease yields the protein MRKTPSISRPGNESGKDIDAEASAFSTLRKLWPYIWPADRSDLKMRVALAVAALALGKIINVLTPYFFKWATDALTDSNAPDGVGVVGWLSIPILLVASYGLARIMNVGFDQLRDALFARVGQHAVRNLSFKTFEHLHQLSLRFHLQRHTGGLSRVIERGTHAIEGVVRHTILHAVPTLLQCLFMAIVIAFQFSFVYVIVVVVMIGLYMTFTIKVTSWRIDIRRRMNQSDNDANSKAVDSLLNYETVKYFGNEAMETARYDSSMAVYQKAAISTWVSLAWLNFGQTVIFSIGMAVCMALSAYGVMQGTQTVGDFVLINALLMQLSIPLNFFGSMHREIKQGLVDLEAMFDLMGQPSEVLDKPAAQQLVVSGGSVRFEDVHFHYDEARPILKGISFEVPAGKTVAIVGPSGAGKSTISRLLFRFYDVTGGGIFIDDQDIRDVQQLSLRKSIGMVPQDTVLFNDTLLYNIGYGRPSANREEIEAAARMAQISTFVNSLPDGFDTEVGERGLKLSGGEKQRVAIARTILKAPPILVLDEATSALDSHTEQEIQTALDEVSQNRTTLVIAHRLSTVIGADEIIVLEAGKIKERGRHADLLAQGGLYASMWDRQREASEAEERLRKAVEGDNKGYLPSHAPELQPAE from the coding sequence ATGAGAAAAACACCTTCCATTTCCAGACCAGGAAATGAAAGTGGCAAGGACATTGACGCGGAAGCATCCGCCTTTTCGACCTTGCGCAAACTGTGGCCATATATCTGGCCAGCCGACCGGAGTGACCTGAAAATGCGGGTGGCGCTGGCTGTTGCCGCGCTGGCGCTTGGCAAGATCATCAATGTTCTGACACCCTATTTCTTCAAATGGGCGACTGATGCCCTGACGGACAGCAACGCGCCGGATGGTGTGGGCGTGGTCGGCTGGCTGAGCATTCCGATCCTGCTGGTAGCCTCCTATGGGCTGGCGCGGATCATGAACGTCGGCTTTGACCAACTGCGTGACGCGCTGTTTGCTCGCGTCGGCCAGCATGCGGTGCGGAACCTGTCCTTCAAGACCTTCGAGCATTTGCACCAGTTGTCACTGCGCTTTCATTTGCAGCGACACACTGGCGGCCTTTCACGCGTTATCGAGCGCGGAACGCACGCCATCGAGGGCGTGGTGCGTCATACGATCCTGCATGCGGTCCCAACCCTGTTGCAGTGTCTATTCATGGCGATCGTCATCGCCTTCCAGTTCAGTTTTGTCTATGTCATCGTGGTGGTGGTTATGATCGGTCTCTATATGACCTTCACGATCAAGGTGACATCCTGGCGTATCGACATCCGGCGCCGTATGAACCAGTCGGACAATGACGCCAACTCCAAGGCCGTCGACAGTCTGCTCAACTATGAGACCGTCAAGTATTTTGGCAACGAGGCCATGGAGACGGCGCGCTATGACAGTTCGATGGCGGTCTATCAGAAGGCGGCGATCAGCACGTGGGTTTCGCTTGCATGGCTCAACTTCGGCCAGACGGTGATCTTCTCCATCGGCATGGCTGTCTGTATGGCCCTGTCGGCCTATGGGGTCATGCAGGGTACTCAGACCGTAGGTGACTTCGTTCTTATCAACGCGCTGCTGATGCAGTTGTCGATCCCGCTCAATTTTTTCGGCTCCATGCATCGTGAGATAAAGCAGGGGTTGGTGGATCTGGAAGCGATGTTTGATTTGATGGGTCAGCCGTCGGAAGTGCTCGACAAACCTGCCGCCCAGCAGCTCGTGGTCTCGGGTGGCTCGGTGCGCTTCGAGGATGTGCATTTCCATTATGATGAAGCCCGTCCGATCCTGAAAGGCATCAGTTTTGAGGTGCCTGCTGGCAAGACCGTGGCCATTGTCGGGCCATCCGGTGCGGGCAAGTCGACGATTTCGCGCTTGCTGTTTCGCTTCTATGACGTCACTGGCGGCGGGATTTTTATCGACGATCAGGATATCCGAGACGTGCAGCAGCTGAGCCTGCGCAAGAGCATCGGCATGGTGCCGCAGGATACGGTGCTGTTCAACGATACGCTGCTCTATAACATCGGTTATGGTCGCCCTTCGGCGAACCGCGAGGAAATCGAGGCAGCCGCCCGAATGGCTCAGATCTCGACCTTCGTGAACAGCTTGCCTGACGGGTTTGATACCGAAGTCGGCGAACGCGGGCTGAAGCTCTCCGGTGGTGAGAAGCAGCGTGTGGCCATCGCCCGGACCATTCTCAAGGCTCCGCCGATCCTGGTGCTCGATGAAGCGACCTCGGCACTGGACAGCCATACGGAGCAGGAAATCCAGACGGCACTGGACGAGGTTTCCCAGAACCGGACGACGCTGGTCATCGCCCACCGCTTGTCGACGGTCATTGGCGCCGACGAGATCATCGTGCTGGAGGCTGGCAAGATAAAGGAGCGGGGACGCCATGCGGACCTGTTGGCTCAGGGTGGTCTTTATGCATCCATGTGGGATCGCCAGCGCGAAGCAAGCGAGGCCGAGGAGCGGTTGCGCAAGGCCGTGGAGGGGGACAACAAGGGCTATCTGCCCAGCCATGCCCCGGAGCTGCAGCCTGCTGAGTAA
- a CDS encoding SDR family NAD(P)-dependent oxidoreductase: MTEQRLKDRIAVVTGASRGIGWHASLALAREGAHIIAVAKTVGALEELDDEIKAIGGSTTLVPLDLMDYEGIDRLGGAIYERWGKLDILLGNAGLLGAVTPITHLDPVKDWEKVMGVNLTANWRLIRSLDPLLRQSDAGRALFMTSGSPHKCKPYWGIYSITKAGLEAMIRTYAGEIEQTKVRVNCFNPGPTRTGMRAKAVPGEDPNVLPHPSELAPHIVNCLVPDCQEHGRMYDFRTTSWKTYGTPVYD, from the coding sequence ATGACTGAACAGCGTCTCAAGGATCGCATTGCCGTTGTCACGGGAGCCTCCCGCGGCATCGGCTGGCATGCCTCTCTTGCTCTGGCACGGGAAGGCGCGCACATCATTGCCGTTGCCAAGACGGTTGGTGCTCTGGAAGAGCTCGATGACGAGATCAAGGCCATCGGCGGCTCTACCACTCTCGTCCCGCTCGATCTGATGGACTACGAAGGCATCGACAGGCTCGGTGGTGCAATCTATGAACGCTGGGGCAAGCTCGATATCCTGCTTGGCAATGCCGGGCTTCTGGGCGCGGTGACGCCGATCACCCATCTTGATCCGGTCAAGGACTGGGAAAAGGTGATGGGCGTCAATCTGACGGCCAACTGGCGTCTTATCCGCTCGCTCGACCCGCTGTTGCGTCAATCCGACGCTGGTCGGGCGCTGTTCATGACATCCGGATCGCCGCACAAGTGCAAACCCTACTGGGGCATCTATTCGATCACCAAGGCCGGTCTGGAAGCAATGATCCGCACCTATGCTGGTGAAATCGAACAGACCAAGGTCCGGGTAAACTGCTTCAATCCGGGTCCAACCAGAACCGGCATGCGCGCCAAGGCCGTGCCCGGTGAGGATCCGAATGTTCTGCCGCATCCAAGCGAGCTGGCACCGCATATCGTCAACTGCCTTGTACCGGACTGTCAGGAGCATGGCCGCATGTATGACTTCCGCACGACCAGCTGGAAAACCTATGGCACGCCGGTCTACGACTAG
- the purF gene encoding amidophosphoribosyltransferase, translating to MSEKGFSPQSHSLSSIDQTNPASGEQSTSQAAGSLDCSFDDWKGEGDTLHEECGVFGIHNFADASALAALGLHALQHRGQEAAGIATYDGKHFHLERKFGLVGDNFSDATTMAKLPGSNAIGHNRYSTAGGAALRNVQPLFAELEGGGIAVAHNGQFTNAMTLRKSLIKRGAIFQSTSDSEVVLQLIAKSRESNIVDRFIDGIRQMEGGYALVALTRKKLIGARDPLGIRPLVLGDLNGSPVLASETCALDMIGADFVREIKNGEVVVCTDDGVESYHPFPDQPARLDIFEYIYFSRPDSFIAGRSVYEVRKAMGRELAKEHPLDVDVVVPVPDSGVPAALGYAQEADVPFELGIVRNHYVGRTFIEPTQQIRALGVRLKHSANRSQVQGKRIVLVDDSLVRGTTSSKIVQMMRDAGATEVHMLLASPPITHSDYYGIDTPDREKLLAAQYDLEGMRKYIGADSLGFISIDGIYRACGYEGRNNKNPQFTDHCFTGDYPTRLKDLEASENHRALGLLVD from the coding sequence ATGTCGGAAAAGGGATTTTCTCCTCAGTCTCACTCCCTCTCCTCCATTGACCAGACCAATCCGGCATCAGGCGAACAATCGACCAGCCAGGCAGCCGGATCGCTCGATTGTTCCTTTGATGACTGGAAGGGCGAAGGAGACACCCTGCATGAAGAATGCGGCGTCTTCGGCATCCATAATTTCGCAGATGCATCCGCACTGGCTGCCTTGGGTCTTCACGCCCTCCAGCATCGCGGACAGGAAGCAGCCGGTATCGCCACCTATGACGGCAAACACTTCCATCTGGAGCGCAAGTTCGGCCTTGTCGGCGACAACTTCTCAGATGCCACGACCATGGCGAAACTGCCCGGCAGCAACGCAATCGGCCATAACCGCTATTCGACAGCTGGTGGCGCAGCCCTGCGCAACGTCCAGCCGCTGTTTGCGGAACTCGAAGGCGGCGGCATCGCCGTCGCCCATAATGGCCAGTTCACCAACGCCATGACCTTGCGCAAATCGCTGATCAAACGCGGCGCCATTTTCCAGTCCACGTCGGACTCCGAAGTCGTGCTGCAACTGATCGCCAAGAGCCGCGAATCCAACATCGTCGACCGCTTCATTGATGGCATCCGCCAGATGGAAGGCGGCTATGCCCTTGTTGCCCTCACCCGCAAGAAGCTGATCGGCGCCCGCGACCCGCTCGGCATTCGTCCGCTGGTTCTTGGCGACCTCAACGGCTCGCCGGTGCTGGCCTCCGAGACCTGTGCGCTGGACATGATCGGAGCCGATTTCGTTCGCGAGATCAAGAATGGCGAAGTGGTCGTCTGCACCGACGATGGCGTAGAGAGCTACCATCCTTTCCCGGACCAGCCCGCCCGCCTCGACATCTTCGAGTATATCTACTTCTCCCGCCCCGATTCCTTCATTGCCGGTCGTTCCGTTTATGAAGTCCGCAAGGCGATGGGCCGCGAGCTGGCCAAGGAACATCCCCTCGATGTCGACGTCGTGGTACCGGTGCCCGATTCCGGTGTGCCTGCCGCTCTCGGCTACGCCCAGGAAGCCGACGTTCCGTTTGAACTCGGCATCGTGCGCAATCACTATGTCGGTCGTACCTTCATTGAGCCGACCCAGCAGATCCGCGCCCTTGGCGTGCGCCTGAAGCATTCGGCCAACCGCTCTCAGGTGCAGGGCAAGCGCATCGTACTGGTCGATGACAGCCTCGTGCGCGGCACCACCTCCTCCAAGATCGTGCAGATGATGCGCGATGCAGGCGCGACCGAAGTGCACATGCTGCTGGCCAGCCCGCCGATCACCCACTCCGACTATTATGGCATCGACACGCCGGACCGCGAAAAGCTGCTGGCGGCCCAATATGATCTGGAAGGCATGCGCAAATATATCGGCGCCGATTCCCTCGGCTTTATCTCGATCGATGGCATCTATCGCGCCTGTGGCTATGAAGGCCGCAACAACAAGAACCCGCAGTTCACCGACCACTGCTTCACCGGTGACTACCCGACACGACTGAAGGATCTGGAAGCCTCAGAAAACCACAGGGCACTGGGCCTGCTGGTCGACTAG
- a CDS encoding CvpA family protein — protein MPITLLDGIFIIVLLISAFLAMIRGFVREVLSIAAWLAAAFATLRFTNDLLPYVKTYLPEPIVAQGATALGIFLVTLVVVSFITIKISDFVLDSSIGALDRTLGFVFGAIRGAVLMAVAMVFFNWFVPSDKQPDWIAQAKAKPLLNTVGDRLINLLPDDPEVRIKETLQLNRDNTTEEPDEAPQE, from the coding sequence ATGCCCATCACGCTCCTTGACGGGATTTTTATTATCGTCTTGCTGATCTCAGCTTTTTTGGCCATGATCCGCGGCTTCGTGCGGGAAGTCCTGTCTATTGCCGCATGGCTCGCCGCCGCTTTTGCAACGCTTCGTTTCACGAATGATCTTCTGCCTTACGTCAAAACCTATCTGCCCGAGCCGATCGTTGCCCAAGGGGCGACCGCTCTGGGCATTTTCCTTGTGACGCTGGTCGTGGTGTCCTTCATCACCATCAAGATTTCCGACTTTGTGCTCGACAGTTCCATCGGTGCGCTTGACCGCACGCTGGGCTTTGTCTTTGGCGCCATTCGCGGCGCCGTGCTGATGGCGGTTGCCATGGTCTTCTTCAACTGGTTTGTCCCGAGCGACAAGCAGCCGGACTGGATTGCCCAGGCCAAAGCCAAGCCGCTACTCAACACGGTTGGCGATCGTCTCATCAATCTGCTACCGGATGATCCGGAAGTGCGGATCAAGGAGACCCTTCAGCTCAACCGGGACAACACGACCGAAGAGCCGGACGAAGCACCACAGGAATAA
- the radA gene encoding DNA repair protein RadA, whose amino-acid sequence MSRKKSIFVCQSCGAVTNRWAGRCEACGEWNSITEEAAGAGIGGSPKTVRGKSGRIVELVPLSGEDKPAPRIETGVGELDRVTGGGFVKGSVLLLGGDPGIGKSTLLIQASAALTHNGHRVVYISGEEAIDQVRMRAARLGLAKASVQLAAETSVEDILATLTSGPPPEMVVIDSVQTLWTEAADSAPGTVTQVRASAQAMIRYAKQTGAAVILVGHVTKDGQIAGPRVVEHMVDGVLHFEGDAGHQFRILRAIKNRFGPTDEIGVFEMTGGGLSQVANPSAMFLGERNTSTPGAAVLAGMEGSRPLLVEIQALVAQSSLGTPRRAVVGWDSSRLSMILAVLDAHCGVRLSGHDVYLNVAGGMKISEPAADLAVAAALVSSLAGIALPSDCVYFGEVSLSGAIRPVSHTAARIKESAKLGFGKALLPEASLKSIKATELELSSLTTLTDLVARIASGTEILSQDTHDA is encoded by the coding sequence ATGTCGCGCAAAAAATCGATCTTTGTCTGCCAGTCTTGCGGCGCGGTGACCAACCGCTGGGCTGGACGCTGCGAAGCCTGTGGTGAATGGAACTCCATCACCGAAGAGGCGGCAGGCGCAGGCATCGGCGGATCACCAAAGACCGTGCGCGGCAAGTCTGGACGGATTGTCGAGCTTGTCCCGTTGTCTGGCGAGGACAAGCCGGCGCCACGCATCGAGACCGGCGTCGGCGAACTGGACCGTGTCACCGGTGGTGGCTTCGTCAAGGGGTCGGTTCTGTTGCTTGGCGGCGATCCGGGTATCGGCAAGTCAACCCTGCTCATTCAGGCCTCCGCAGCACTGACACACAATGGCCACCGCGTGGTCTATATATCCGGCGAGGAAGCCATCGATCAGGTCCGAATGCGTGCCGCCCGCCTTGGGCTGGCCAAGGCATCGGTGCAACTTGCCGCAGAGACCAGCGTCGAGGATATTCTGGCAACCCTCACCTCAGGCCCGCCGCCGGAAATGGTGGTCATCGACTCGGTCCAGACCCTCTGGACCGAAGCCGCCGACAGCGCTCCGGGCACCGTAACCCAGGTCCGCGCTTCAGCACAGGCGATGATCCGCTATGCCAAACAGACGGGCGCGGCCGTGATCCTCGTAGGCCATGTAACCAAGGATGGCCAGATCGCCGGTCCGCGCGTTGTCGAGCATATGGTGGATGGCGTTTTGCATTTCGAAGGCGACGCCGGACATCAGTTCCGCATTTTGCGCGCCATCAAGAACCGTTTCGGCCCGACCGATGAAATCGGCGTCTTCGAGATGACCGGAGGCGGCCTTTCTCAGGTAGCCAACCCCTCCGCCATGTTCCTTGGCGAGCGCAACACCTCGACCCCCGGCGCAGCCGTTCTGGCCGGAATGGAAGGCTCGCGCCCATTGCTGGTAGAAATTCAGGCCCTCGTCGCCCAGTCATCGCTTGGCACACCGCGCCGCGCGGTCGTCGGCTGGGACTCAAGCCGCCTGTCGATGATCCTTGCCGTGCTCGACGCCCATTGCGGCGTGCGGCTCTCCGGCCATGATGTCTATCTCAACGTTGCTGGTGGCATGAAGATTTCAGAACCAGCCGCCGATCTTGCCGTCGCCGCCGCTCTGGTCTCCTCGCTGGCGGGTATTGCGCTGCCCTCGGACTGTGTCTATTTCGGTGAGGTCAGCCTGTCTGGAGCCATCCGCCCGGTATCGCACACGGCGGCGCGAATCAAGGAGTCGGCCAAGCTCGGGTTTGGCAAGGCGCTTCTGCCGGAAGCCTCTCTAAAGTCGATAAAGGCCACGGAACTGGAGCTCTCCAGCCTGACAACCCTCACCGATCTGGTCGCCCGGATCGCATCAGGGACCGAAATCCTGTCACAGGACACACATGACGCATAA
- the alr gene encoding alanine racemase, whose amino-acid sequence MTAPDSHLAGSQLTIDLAALADNYRTLSQKTGTAECAAVIKADAYGTGLEPATQTLWEAGARTFFVAHPQEGAKTRALLPEATIYVLNGLVGDDSAAEFDYYRMNALRPVLGCREEATLWQTYCADRGEALPCAIHFDTGMNRLGLSLADAEELSAAWQKAKPAFALELIISHLVCADEPDHPKNRDQLEKFRAVRRLFPDVRASLANSGGVFLGSDYHFDLCRPGIALYGGAVVDGTPSPMKVVATLKSRILATRSVAKGQTVSYGASETTKRDSRLAIVCLGYADGYLRSASSSDVKKGAKVSINGYTAPIIGRITMDLIIVDVTDIPADKARRGDWAEFFGSEIALDDVAKAAGTISYELLTSLGLRALRNYL is encoded by the coding sequence TTGACAGCCCCCGATTCGCACCTTGCCGGCAGCCAGCTGACCATTGACCTTGCCGCTCTTGCGGACAATTACCGCACGTTGTCGCAAAAGACCGGCACTGCTGAATGCGCCGCCGTCATCAAGGCCGATGCCTATGGCACGGGTCTTGAACCCGCAACCCAGACCCTCTGGGAGGCTGGTGCCCGAACCTTCTTTGTTGCCCATCCGCAGGAAGGGGCCAAGACCCGCGCGCTGCTGCCGGAAGCAACGATCTATGTGCTCAACGGGCTGGTCGGCGACGATAGCGCCGCAGAGTTTGACTATTATCGCATGAACGCACTGCGGCCCGTTCTTGGCTGTCGCGAGGAAGCCACCCTGTGGCAGACTTATTGCGCTGACCGTGGGGAAGCTCTGCCCTGCGCCATTCATTTCGACACCGGCATGAACCGCCTTGGCCTTAGCCTTGCAGACGCTGAAGAGCTCTCCGCCGCGTGGCAAAAGGCAAAGCCCGCCTTCGCCCTTGAGCTGATCATCAGCCATCTCGTCTGTGCCGACGAGCCGGACCATCCCAAGAACCGGGACCAACTGGAAAAGTTCCGCGCCGTGCGCCGCCTGTTCCCTGATGTCCGGGCATCCCTTGCCAACTCTGGTGGCGTGTTCCTTGGTTCGGACTATCATTTCGATCTCTGCCGCCCCGGCATCGCCCTTTATGGCGGCGCCGTAGTTGACGGCACGCCAAGCCCGATGAAGGTGGTCGCCACGCTCAAGAGCCGCATTCTGGCGACCCGCTCCGTCGCCAAGGGGCAGACCGTCAGCTATGGCGCATCGGAAACCACCAAACGGGACAGCCGTCTGGCTATCGTCTGCCTTGGCTATGCCGATGGCTATCTGCGCAGCGCCAGCAGCAGCGACGTGAAGAAGGGTGCAAAGGTTTCGATCAATGGTTACACAGCGCCGATCATCGGTCGCATCACCATGGACCTGATCATCGTCGATGTGACCGACATCCCCGCCGACAAGGCAAGACGCGGTGACTGGGCAGAATTCTTCGGCAGCGAGATCGCCCTCGATGATGTCGCCAAAGCCGCAGGCACGATCAGCTATGAGCTGCTGACCAGCCTTGGCTTGCGCGCCCTTCGCAACTATCTATAG
- a CDS encoding replicative DNA helicase: METAAKLEKSETITVRQAPHNLEAEQQLLGAILVNNQTYDRVEAFLKPHHFFDPNLRDIFEKMSKLIRAGKIASPVTLKTFFPADFTVADMPIDIYLLRLASQATSIINAEDYGLLIMDLATRRNLIEIGTDVVNVAYDAPIDTPPRLQIEDAEKRLFELAETGGEKGGFQTFATAATEAIEMAEAAYKRDGQLSGISTGLTDLDQKMGGLQHSDLIILAARPAMGKTSLVTNIAYNVASAYRAEEQPDGTLKTINGGVVGFFSLEMSAEQLATRVIAEQAMVSSEKIRRGKVDQDEFARIAQKAQEMQITPLHIDPTGGISIAQLAARARRLKRQKGLDLLIVDYLQLLSGSASKASQGRVQEITEITTNLKALAKELSVPVIALSQLSRQVESRDDKRPQLADLRESGSIEQDADVVLFIYREEYYKMREEPKPGTEEHFAWQSEMERCMGKAEVIIAKQRHGPTGIVPLAFQGEFTRFSDLARDEYIPEAYE, encoded by the coding sequence ATGGAAACCGCTGCAAAGCTCGAAAAGTCCGAGACCATTACCGTGCGTCAGGCTCCTCACAACCTGGAAGCCGAGCAGCAGCTGTTGGGTGCGATTCTGGTCAACAACCAGACCTATGACCGCGTCGAAGCTTTCCTGAAACCGCACCATTTCTTTGACCCGAATCTGCGCGACATTTTCGAGAAGATGTCCAAGCTGATCCGTGCGGGCAAGATCGCCTCGCCCGTCACGCTCAAGACCTTCTTTCCGGCTGACTTCACTGTCGCCGACATGCCGATCGACATCTATCTGCTGCGCCTTGCCTCGCAGGCAACCTCCATCATCAACGCCGAAGACTACGGCCTGCTGATCATGGATCTGGCGACCCGGCGCAATCTGATCGAGATCGGCACGGATGTGGTCAACGTGGCCTACGACGCGCCGATCGACACACCACCGCGCCTGCAGATCGAGGATGCCGAAAAGCGTCTGTTCGAATTGGCCGAAACCGGCGGCGAAAAGGGTGGATTCCAGACCTTTGCGACAGCAGCAACCGAAGCCATCGAAATGGCCGAAGCCGCCTACAAGCGCGACGGCCAGCTTTCAGGTATTTCAACCGGACTGACCGACCTTGACCAGAAGATGGGTGGCCTGCAGCATTCGGACTTGATCATTCTTGCCGCCCGTCCCGCCATGGGCAAAACCTCGCTGGTGACCAACATCGCCTACAACGTGGCCTCCGCCTATCGCGCAGAGGAGCAACCGGACGGCACGTTGAAAACAATCAACGGCGGCGTTGTCGGCTTCTTCTCGCTCGAAATGAGCGCCGAACAGCTGGCCACCCGTGTTATCGCCGAGCAGGCGATGGTTTCCTCTGAAAAGATCCGCCGAGGCAAGGTGGATCAGGATGAGTTCGCCCGCATCGCCCAGAAGGCGCAGGAAATGCAGATCACGCCGCTGCATATCGACCCGACCGGTGGCATTTCCATCGCCCAGTTGGCTGCCCGCGCCCGCCGCCTGAAGCGCCAGAAGGGGCTTGATCTGCTGATCGTCGACTATCTGCAGCTGCTGTCCGGTTCCGCCTCCAAGGCCTCTCAGGGCCGCGTGCAGGAAATCACCGAAATCACGACCAACCTCAAGGCTCTGGCCAAGGAGCTCAGCGTTCCGGTGATCGCCCTGTCCCAGCTTTCCCGTCAGGTGGAATCCCGAGACGACAAGCGGCCACAGCTCGCCGACCTGCGTGAATCCGGCTCCATCGAGCAGGACGCCGACGTCGTGCTGTTCATCTACCGCGAAGAATATTACAAGATGCGCGAAGAGCCGAAGCCGGGCACCGAGGAGCATTTTGCCTGGCAGTCCGAAATGGAACGCTGCATGGGCAAGGCAGAGGTCATCATCGCAAAACAGCGTCATGGTCCGACCGGCATCGTGCCCCTCGCCTTCCAGGGCGAATTCACGCGCTTCTCCGATCTGGCGCGCGATGAGTATATCCCGGAAGCCTACGAGTAG